Genomic segment of Mastomys coucha isolate ucsf_1 unplaced genomic scaffold, UCSF_Mcou_1 pScaffold5, whole genome shotgun sequence:
cactctgtagaccaggctggccttacatttaagagattcacctgcttttgcctcccaaatgctgggattaaaggtgtgcaccaacaccaCCCAGCAAAAGTGACGAAGTTTTAAAGGGTATAAAACAATGTTTCTAGGTGGAAAAATTTAAAGctacttttttacatttatttaatgtgtgtgtctctgtgtgtgtgttcacatgtgtgtgtgtgctcacaggcTCACATGTCATAGTGAGTATATAGAGATCGGAAGACCATTGGTGGGAGTTAgctttctcctcccaccatgtgggtgctggggattgaactcaagttgtcaggcttgctTGGCAGGaatctttatccactgagcctgtATAGAAAAGTCTTAATATGTAAAAGATCTCAACCTTCCTCACATTATACATCTTATGGAATACTAATCAGAATTTCAGAATTTATGTTGCATCTTAAAGTTCATTTGGAAAAATGTGTGGGAGAGTAGCTAAGACATCCTTTGGGGAAAGAATGAGATATTATTCCTTTATCAAATATGAAACATGCTTACACCATATTCAAATTTAATGGcactatttgtttttactttttctttttctttttttttttacttttattttatttctttttttattagatattttatttatatgtcatatgatttctcctttcccagtttcccctccaaaaaaagaaaacaaaaaacaaaaaaaaaacccaaaaaataacaagaacaaactcctgttccctctcccctccccctgcttgacaccccaccctctcccacttactggccttggcattcccctacactgggggcacagaaccttcacagggccaagggcctctcctcccattgatgaccgacttggccatcctctactatatacatgctgccagagccatcagtcccaccatggttggtggtttagtttactttttctttttgagacaaagtctcactctaGCCAAGACTGCCCTTGAGCTGGtggtagtcctcctgcctcagcctcctggggctGGGATTATGAGCGTGTATGATCATATCCAGCTTTCTGgtactattttgttgttgttttgggttcttgtttgttcatgaaatagggtttctctgtgtagtcctggctgttctggcacttgctctatagaccaagctggcttcgaactcagagatctttctgtctccagagtgctgggactaaatgtgtGCACCATTACCATCTAGCCTCTGGTACTATTTCTGAACTTACCAAAATTAACTTAGGTTCCTTGGGAAAAGGGATGGTTTCCAGTCTTGGGCAAGAAGCAGAAGTCAAGAGACTGGAGGGGTGGAGTATACTTGTAATCATAAGGTTTGGGAGGCTGTTGTAGGGAGACTAAGATTTTAagggaagcctgggctacatagaatctgcctcaaaaaaattgGCTGGGAATGTGTTtagtgggtagagtgctttccCAGTATACACGAAGTCTTGGATTTTATCCCCAGTGCTGGATAAAACTGGGTGTTATGGTACATTCTCCTAGTGATCAGGAGGGCAAGGTGAAGGATCAGAGATTCAAGAttgcacagtgagtttgaggctagcctaggctatatgaggccctgttcttcttttttaaaaaatatttatttatttattttatatatgtgagtgcattgttgctctcttcagacacaccagaagagggaatgggaTCCCATTactggtggctgtgagccaccatatggttgctgggaattgaactcaggaccttcagaaaagcagttggtgctcttaactgctgagcgatatctccagccccaaggccttattctttttttaatagggctagggaggtggcttaggtggcaaagtgcttgctacacaagcctgAAGGCCAGAGTCTGGGTCCCCAACACTCACACAAAAAGCTGAGTGCTGCGGTGCACATCTGTTGTGCTGACTCTAAGGGGTgtgcagagacagatggattgctggagctcactggccagctagcttaGTCCAGTCTGTGAGTTCTAAATTCAGctagagaccatgtctcaaaaagtgaGGTGGGGCTGGGCCTTGTGAcatatgcatttaatcccagcactggggagtctgttgagttcaaggatagcctggtctacttagtgagttccaggacagtcagagctaggTAGTGAAATCctgtatataaacaaacaaacaaataaaaattaagatggagAATGATTTGGGGAAGACCCTTGAAGTCAACCTTTGACTTCCATtcttatgcatgcacacacatgcgcgcacgcgcacacacacacacacacacacacacacacacaccaccaccaccaccatcactaccatcaccaaaCAACcaacccagaaaaaaataaatacataaatgtataagATAAAACATTAATATTATTGTTATACTAGAGGGCTCCATGGGAGTGACCCAGGATTATTAGTCACAGCAGCCATAGGAGTTATGTTGAAAAGGATTTTTGTGGCcttatgtaatttattttctatgcaAACACATGAGGTCATAATAAtgcctttcaaaaaaaaagtcaggaatcAGGCATGGCGGTGGATGCTTGTAGACCCAGGTACTCAAAAGTATGAAGTAGGGGGGTCGATTGAGCTCAGCCAATGCCTAAGGAACATAGTGAGATCCTTGGAAGTGAGAGACTTgaaagtaaaaccaaaaccaaacttgTTCAAACGGAATAGGGCTGGGGATCTGTCATGCGGTGAATGTACAGGCtgttcaatgtctgggatcccaTCTTCATGACAAAATAATTTTCCCTTGTTACCTGGGGAGGGTGCTAGGTTACCCAGAGGCATACCATTGCTTcctggaaatgtaaataagggAGAGAATCAATCATCCACCCCCTCTCTCCTGGGTAAGCTTATCACAGAGTAAGTGCAAGGTTGCCAGGCAGCAGTTCTTGTGCGTGTGTGGGTCTGTAtgttttcttacctttttttttttgttttgagataagctctcattatgtagctcgAGCTAGCTCCATAGTCGCCATGTAACCCGCACTGGCCTTCAGTTTGCAGCAGTGGGATAGTAGGCTCGAATACAACACTCAGCAGGTAGGAGAGTCCTTTGTAAAAGTCTTATTTATGATTGTACAACGTTAACACTTTGCAGTCTCTGTGAGCATCAGCCTTAGACACCATCCTGAATGCCTGCAAGGACAAGCATCCTGAATGCCTGTAGGAGGCTGGTAGAGCACATTGTAATGGGCAGATCAGACTGATGACCCCAGAACCTGCCAGCTCTAGAAAGACAGGCAGccatttcttttgagacagggtcttactacatagcccaggctggcctggaactcactgtgcttCTGCTGCCCCAGTGGATTTAAAGTGTGGGTACCACACCCAGCAGACTTCACTGCATCCTGTGGGAGGCACAGGACTCCACCCTGGGTGAATATTTTCACATTGAATTTGGGCCTACTAAGCCTCTAGGACAAACCtgggaaaacaaaaaaggggCCGAGACAAGGGCACAGACTAAGCAAGACCACGGGGAAATAAGCGGACTATACTAGCCCTCATAGAATGTGGGAAAATACTTTAGACAAATGAcccaattttaataaaatgaccatccaaccaacaaacaaaaaccacgaATGATTGGGCATAGGGAGAGGAATACTGTGGACTGAAAGACCAGAGAGACACTTTCTCCAGAAGGCAGTCTGAAAAACATGATGCTAATATTCCCTTGTCGTCCCCATTCCTGGCATACTAAAGACATACGACCTTCAGATCCTTGCCCTTTGATGTCACCTGTAAACTTCTGACCTCTGCTGCTGCGGGTCACCCACAAACCCTTTCGGCAGAATAACTCCAGCTGAGCCTGGCTCTGGGCTCCCTCTGgagaggatgggtgggtgggtaccACCGTCAAAGCATTTTCATCTCATCCTCCATCTCCCCTCAGCATATTCTCAGCACCTGGATAATGAGATCAGTCATAGCAGCTACTTGGGCACCGACTACCCCACAGCCATGACCCCCACTTCCCCTCGGCGCTACTCCCCTGTGGCCAAGGACCTGCTTGGGGAGGAAGACATTCCCCGGGAACCAAGGAGAATCGTGATCCATCGGGGCTCCACCGGCCTGGGCTTCAACATTGTGGGCGGCGAGGACGGTGAAGGCATCTTCATCTCCTTCATCCTTGCTGGGGGTCCAGCCGACCTCAGTGGGGAGCTGCGGAAGGGGGACCAGATCCTGTCGGTGAGAGAGGCCTGTGCAAGGGTGTGCACTGCCCACCAAAGAGAGTCCTATGCTCTTGGGGAGGGGCTGGATGGGCTCAAGTCTGGTCCGGCTGGACCACTACCTGACTCACTCAGTCCCAAGGTTTATTGTCTTCCCATCCCAGGTGATAGCATCTTCTGCCCTTTCTAGGTCAATGGCGTTGACCTCCGCAATGCCAGTCACGAACAGGCTGCCATTGCCCTGAAGAATGCGGGTCAGACGGTCACGATTATTGCTCAGTATAAACCAGAAGGTACCACGACTAAGCTTCCCTACCTGGTTGGCCCTCAGCATTGTCTCTTTAGCTGACGGATGGTCTCAGTAGGGCTAGGGCGAGGGATGGTGGGCTGTGGCGTCAGGACGGGACAGAGTTTCAGAACCTTCTTGTCCTTCCTCAGAGTATAGTCGATTCGAGGCCAAGATCCATGATCTTCGGGAACAGCTTATGAATAGTAGCCTGGGCTCAGGGACTGCATCCCTGCGAAGCAACCCCAAGAGGGGCTTCTATATCAGGTAAGAAGCTTCCTGGGCATGGCTCTGGAGGCCTCCATGAACTTGTGTCCATCCCCCACACAGCTCCTTCCCTGAATCTTGCCCTTCTACTCTCCCACCCAGACGTGACACTTAGCCAAGGGTTCATAGACTTGGCTGTACACACTGGTCTTCTGGAGTATATCATCTGCTTGAAATCATAGCGCCTGCCCCAAATGTCTGAATTGCCTTCTAGGCCCCGGTCACCCAAGCACTTCCCGATGGCTCTCATGGTAGGACCTAAGGCCAGTCAATGTATGATGCAGCAGGCGTTtctaactccctccctccctccttccctccctccctcgttGCCTAGGCTGAGTTTGAACCCCTGTGCTTTAATAATCCTCCTGCCATAGACTACAGGCActtgtcaccatgcccagctttgggATATTTTGAGTCTTCCTCCAGCTTGGCATCCTTGTGGGAAGCCTCTGTGGAAGGAGGGCAGCTCTTCTGTGCCCgcctcctgtctttctttctttctacttatcCTTCCACTCTCCCCGCCCCTGCGCTAGGGATTGAATCAGGGCTCCGTGCATGTTAGGCAGGCACTGAAACCACCGTTGAAAATCCACCTCAGCTCACCTCCTGACTGCTCAGTAGTGTTTGCTCCCTTCTCGGGGCCTCCTTCCTCATGAGTCCCCTTCTTGTCTCCTCACAAGGCATCAAGGTTttgtccctctccttccctgtccctctccctcaactgttttctttgttcatgTGGCTGGTCTTATGTGTCCTCGGCTATCCAGGCATCTCTTAGAGCTGTGTGGCCTGGTGGGATGCCTTCTCAGAGGTCCCAACCATTCTGGCTGTTGCCTATAGGCCAGCTCCATTGGGTTGTCCACAGCCATGTCACAGCCAACATGTCCTAGACTCAGCTTGCTGTGTTTTTCCTGGATGCTTGTGTTACATGTCTTAGGGCCCACACCTAAGCGTTCCCTCCCCGTTGGAGGCTAGCAAGTGCCTGGGGTCATTCATTTCTCACTGCTGGACGATACTATATGGCTCTGGGGGTTTTTCTCTTCAGCTCCACTGCTTTTCTCTGCACCTTTGCCCTTGCAGAAACTTCCCAGAGCAGGCAGGGGATTGGTTTGTGTAGTTAGTTCATGCCTTGCTGCAGATCCCTTGTCCAGAATCTGACTGGTGCTCAGGGTGCCCGGGGCATCCTTCCTGGGGTCCACAGCCAGGCCCTGACCCACAGTTACTTGCGCTACAGGGCCCTGTTTGACTACGACAAGACCAAGGACTGCGGTTTCTTGAGCCAGGCCCTGAGCTTCCGCTTTGGGGATGTGCTTCATGTAATTGATGCTAGTGATGAAGAGTGGTGGCAAGCGCGGCGGGTCCACTCTGACAGTGAGACCGATGACATTGGCTTCATTCCCAGCAAACGGCGGTAAGGTTCCCAGGGCCCTGAAGCTTTCCTGATAGAGACGTCCAAGTCCACATGGTCCCCCAGGGTGGGCATTCAGTAGGGGACTCTTGGGAATCTGCTAGGCCTTGCCAGGGACCATGACTCTCCTCAACCTCTGGGAGAGAACTTCTCTCCTCCATGAGGGATGCAGGGCCCAGGTGCTACTGGAAGATGGGTGCACCTGGACCAGAGGGTGGGGACCTCACTGGGCATTTCCCTACTATTGCCTGCTCTTCCTCCATGTATCCCTAGGGTCGAGCGACGAGAGTGGTCAAGGTTAAAGGCCAAGGTAGGTGGAAGGTAGATGATGAACTTGGTGGGAAGTGGTAGGGGCAGCCTCTGAGCTAAATCCTGAGCCTACTGCAAGGATTGCTTTTTCTTCTAGGACTGGGGCTCCAGCTCTGGATCACAGGGTAGGTAGGGTTAATTGGAAAGCTGTGGGATGTGCTGAACATGGAGTTCCCTTGACATTCGTGGGGAAAGCAGGCGAGATGGTCTCCAGGTCACCTGCCCTGCAGAGCCCCTTGCAGATGCCCTGTCTCCTACCAGGTCGAGAAGACTCGGTTCTGAGCTATGAGACGGTGACGCAGATGGAAGGTGAGCCCTGGTCCCAGCCTCGGCCCTCCTGCCCGCCTGCTTTGCTGGCTGCCTGAGCCAAATCCTTTCTCCCCAGTGCACTATGCTCGCCCCATCATCATCCTTGGGCCCACCAAAGACCGTGCCAACGATGATCTTCTCTCCGAGTTCCCCGACAAGTTTGGATCCTGTGTCCCTCGTGAGTATGGATACCTTGGATCTCTATGGAGTTGGAGTTGGGGGACCCAAGGCTCACTTTGTCGGGGTTGTGACACTGGAGTAAAGCGAGACACAGATCCCTTTAGAGGAGGGGCTCTGTCCACCCACTTTTATGTCTGCAGGAGACAAGGCTGGGCCAGCGCCTGGCAGACCTCAGGGCGGCAGTTCTGTCCCACCTTCGTCTCAGTCTCCTTGAGTACTCTGGGGGGCTGGCTGCTAGAGGCTGGCATTAAAGGGGTGGTGGTTAGATCTTTGTGGGGCGGGATGACTTCTTGGCAGATACGACACGTCCTAAGCGGGAATATGAGATAGATGGCCGGGATTACCACTTTGTCTCCTCCCGGGAGAAAATGGAGAAGGACATTCAGGCGCACAAGTTCATTGAGGCTGGCCAGTACAACAGCCACCTCTACGGGACCAGTGTCCAGTCTGTGCGAGAGGTAGCAGAGCAGGTAAGAGCTGGTGGGcacctcatcctcttcctcctgcccacTCCTTACCCCATGGCCTCCTCCAGCTCTCTCtaactcttctttctctctgtctctttccctgctGGGTCTGCACTCcgctcctccacctccttctcctcttgggCACCTCTGACCTGCTCTTCTGTGGCCCGCTCCCCTTGCTTCCTGACCCCTGCTCCCCACTGccatctgtccctgtctctcctgcttctccctcctcgccccatttctcttctcttcccggGCTTTTGCCTTTGGTGGCTGTGccttccccaacttgtttctttcttcctccctgactcccttctgctcctccccttcttttttaATGGGGGGGGTCCCCCCGCTaccctctctcccatccctcctttATCCCCTTTTCCCTAACACTCTCCACACTGCCTGTCCTCCCTCTGTGGCTCTTTTCTCcatctgcctcccctccctcccatctgtCTCTCCCAttccttccatctgtctgtcctctgtccgtcctcccctcctcctccctccatcctaaTTCTGTTATCCTCTCCCTCCACTGGCTTTCCCTGctgcctggctctgccctctgcattCCACCTCCACTGCCCCTCTCGCCTTTGCcctgctttttgtctttttggttcctctctcccttctcctacACTCTTGGTTTGCCTCCTTCCCGCCCTCCTGTGCTTGTCCTTCCATCTTCctgttccccccaaccccctatTGGTCACTCTGtccattcctccttctcttctcttgcctacATGTCCTTTGGCATCTCTCACTTCCCCTTTGGCCAACCTCCCGCCCCCACCTTTCTatattctccttctcttcctggcacctctgtctgtcctttcctGCTACCTGCTGGTCCCCCCCTCCGCCTACCCTGCCTGCCCCCAGGGGAAGCACTGCATCCTCGATGTCTCAGCCAATGCCGTGCGGCGGCTGCAGGCGGCCCACCTGCACCCTATCGCCATCTTCATCCGTCCCCGCTCCCTGGAGAATGTGCTGTGAGTATGGTCCTGGGGGcttcccctctgctccctccaccTGTGACCCTGGGCTCTCAAGGCCCCCACCTTGATCTGTCCTCTCAGAACCCTGGACAGCAACTCCCACAGTGTTCAAAGAGCTGCATTGAGAGTTTGAGAGTCAGGGCTTGAAACAATGGCGGgcctttcccccttctcccttggGTTAGGCAGGCCTACAGTTCTCAGTAGCCCCCCTGGATGTACACAGGCTGGGGCAAACCAGAACCTCAGAGGCAGTTGGGAGTCAATCTGGATTCCTTCTATGGGGATAAAGGTTGGAAGGATGagttccagaggtcctggatgGGGTGGGTTGCTGTGAGCTCATCTGTAGCCCCAGAGGGTATCAGAAATTATATTGTTCGCTGTGTGCTTCAACTATGAAAGAAGTTGCAACTTAGCCTGCCGGGAAGGAGGTAAAAATGCAGAGAGGGGGCTACCCCTCacatctgtgtctctctccctcttgacAGAGAGATCAATAAGCGGATCACAGAAGAGCAAGCCCGGAAAGCCTTCGACAGAGCCACGAAGCTGGAGCAGGAGTTTACAGAGTGCTTCTCAGGTGAGAGGCCAGCCGGTTCCATGAGCCCCCGAGTGCAGGGTGTACTGAGATTTCATGGAGCTGCCCTTCTGGGTGTGGCTGGTGTGGGAAGAGGGATCCATGACCCCTGGCTGAAGGAGTGGGACGTGCTCCTTGCTTTGGGCTCCTTGGTCACGTGTCTTTGGGACCTTGGCCTCACTTGCTGCTCCACCCAACTTGCAGCCATCGTAGAGGGCGACAGCTTTGAAGAGATCTATCACAAAGTGAAACGTGTCATCGAAGACCTCTCAGGCCCCTACATCTGGGTCCCAGCCCGAGAGAGACTCTGATTCCTGCCCTGGCTTGGCCTGGACTCACCCTGCCCTAACCACCTGGGCCCTTGGTCTGGACTGAATAGCCCAAGCCCTTCGTACCCCAGCCTCCTTTCCCGCCcttcttatttatttcctttctgacTGGATCGAGCCCATTGGAGGGGGGACACTCCTCTCTGCATGTATCCCTGCACCCCAGATCAGGGCCCCTAGACCCCAGGAAACTGGGGTCGGGGGGTGGAGCCGGGCTCCTGGTTCCGAGCCCTTGCTCCTTAGGACCCCTACCCCTGCCCgcccccatgcacacacagacccacTGGGGGCCTCTGCCCTCCCCATTTTCTCCCACACACATTCCAGAAGTCAGGGCCCCCTCTCAAGGAGTACCCGCTGTAGGGATGCAGGGCCACAGGCTTCCGCGCTCTCCTGAGGCAGGGGCTGGGGTCACCCCTGCCCCACCATAACTCCCCACACCGTTTGagttctcatttattttctccatttttttcttctcaaaggtGGTTTTTGGGGGGAGAAGTAAGGGGGTTCTCCCGAGGGTCCCCCCATCTTTCACACACCTCCCACCTTTTTTTCTTTGCCGGTTTGCATGAGTGGAAGGTCTaactgtggctttttttttttctgggatttattttattttaattcattttatttttttggggaaaaggggagggatgGGTCTAGGGAGTGGGAAatatgggagggggtggggggcaaggggTCAGGGGTTGGGTGTCCGGGAGCCAGGGGAGGACAGGAAATGCTGCCGCCTtctgcaatttatttattttttcttttgagagagtgaaaggaagagacagacactTGAAACCCCGTGTGTGGTCTGGTTCTTTGGGGTGAGGGAGGGAAGTGGAGAGAGATGCAGGTTGGGGCCTGGGGTGGGTGGCTCTGAGGACTTCAGATCCTTACTTACCTCACAGAGTATAGTATGCCCAAAAGGGTCCTGGGAAGGAATTACCAGACCAAGGCAGACAGAGATGATGCCGACAGGCCTGGGAAGAGCAGGAGCTGTGCTCGCCCCTGGCAGACTCGCCACTGATCCCTGTAAGCTCCGTCCAGCCCTGACCACTCCCCTAGCTGACCTCATCCCTGTTGACAGCACATTCATTCCTAAAGAAAAATACAGTAGCTCCTTGGCTTACAGTGGGTTGAAAGGACCTATGTATGAAACTATACCGAAGGTACAAATTTAATGTATCGGATTGGCTGGACATCAGGACTTAGGCTCAGAGCCTAAGCCCATGGTTGGGCAAAGCTTGTTGTGTTACAAAGTACTGAACAGCTCATGGGATGGCCTGGGAGCTGAGACACGGTACTACTGCTCAGCATCAAGAGCCACACAGTATACGATTAGcccataaaaagataaagacCCATTATGGAGgaatatgcctgtaatcccagcatttgagaagctgaagcaagagaattGGGAGTTCAGGGTTAGCCCAGGCTATCTAGCCTGAGCTTCAGAATGAAGCTACTTTAAAAGGTCTAACAAaatgcaacaaaaacaaaaaagtagtttCTACCGAATGTATATTTCTTGGtatgttttttctgttttgttttgttttgtttttgttttttgagacagggtttctttgtgtagccNNNNNNNNNNTCTAGGTTGACCCATTAAAGATGGGGCTGCATAGAGGAAACATTCTTTGTTATATTTATGGGGTTGTGGACAGAATTTTGTCTatttgatttgtttcattttttccagACACCGTTTCTCTATGAAACtacagctgtcctggaactcaatctgtagaacaggctggccttgaactcagagagctgcctgcctctgcctcccaagtgctgggactaaaggcgtgcaccctcACTACTCAGTGTAGACAGAATCTTTTCAAGAGTTTGCTGGATGAGGGATGTCGTATGAATAGTTACTGTTGGATTTCTTTGTGTGCCACTTTGCAGGATTTGAGGGAGTCTTGGCAAATATTGTggctaagaaaacagaaatgtgacCCCAGAGAGACAAGCTGGAGAAATGAAGATGAGCATTTAATTTCAGAACTTGACAGATAAGCTACTTGCTGGCACTAGCTATGATGCCATCCCCACGTCTGT
This window contains:
- the Dlg4 gene encoding disks large homolog 4 isoform X2; the encoded protein is MDCLCIVTTKKYRYQDEDTPPLEHSPAHLPNQVNAPELVHVAERNLSHLEAVHGVVGHAHLSPLKANSPPVIVNTDTLEAPGYVNGTEGEMEYEEITLERGNSGLGFSIAGGTDNPHIGDDPSIFITKIIPGGAAAQDGRLRVNDSILFVNEVDVREVTHSAAVEALKEAGSIVRLYVMRRKPPAEKVMEIKLIKGPKGLGFSIAGGVGNQHIPGDNSIYVTKIIEGGAAHKDGRLQIGDKILAVNSVGLEDVMHEDAVAALKNTYDVVYLKVAKPSNAYLSDSYAPPDITTSYSQHLDNEISHSSYLGTDYPTAMTPTSPRRYSPVAKDLLGEEDIPREPRRIVIHRGSTGLGFNIVGGEDGEGIFISFILAGGPADLSGELRKGDQILSVNGVDLRNASHEQAAIALKNAGQTVTIIAQYKPEEYSRFEAKIHDLREQLMNSSLGSGTASLRSNPKRGFYIRALFDYDKTKDCGFLSQALSFRFGDVLHVIDASDEEWWQARRVHSDSETDDIGFIPSKRRVERREWSRLKAKDWGSSSGSQGREDSVLSYETVTQMEVHYARPIIILGPTKDRANDDLLSEFPDKFGSCVPHTTRPKREYEIDGRDYHFVSSREKMEKDIQAHKFIEAGQYNSHLYGTSVQSVREVAEQGKHCILDVSANAVRRLQAAHLHPIAIFIRPRSLENVLEINKRITEEQARKAFDRATKLEQEFTECFSAIVEGDSFEEIYHKVKRVIEDLSGPYIWVPARERL
- the Dlg4 gene encoding disks large homolog 4 isoform X1; protein product: MDCLCIVTTKKYRYQDEDTPPLEHSPAHLPNQVNAPELVHVAERNLSHLEAVHGVVGHAHLSPLKANSPPVIVNTDTLEAPGYELQVNGTEGEMEYEEITLERGNSGLGFSIAGGTDNPHIGDDPSIFITKIIPGGAAAQDGRLRVNDSILFVNEVDVREVTHSAAVEALKEAGSIVRLYVMRRKPPAEKVMEIKLIKGPKGLGFSIAGGVGNQHIPGDNSIYVTKIIEGGAAHKDGRLQIGDKILAVNSVGLEDVMHEDAVAALKNTYDVVYLKVAKPSNAYLSDSYAPPDITTSYSQHLDNEISHSSYLGTDYPTAMTPTSPRRYSPVAKDLLGEEDIPREPRRIVIHRGSTGLGFNIVGGEDGEGIFISFILAGGPADLSGELRKGDQILSVNGVDLRNASHEQAAIALKNAGQTVTIIAQYKPEEYSRFEAKIHDLREQLMNSSLGSGTASLRSNPKRGFYIRALFDYDKTKDCGFLSQALSFRFGDVLHVIDASDEEWWQARRVHSDSETDDIGFIPSKRRVERREWSRLKAKDWGSSSGSQGREDSVLSYETVTQMEVHYARPIIILGPTKDRANDDLLSEFPDKFGSCVPHTTRPKREYEIDGRDYHFVSSREKMEKDIQAHKFIEAGQYNSHLYGTSVQSVREVAEQGKHCILDVSANAVRRLQAAHLHPIAIFIRPRSLENVLEINKRITEEQARKAFDRATKLEQEFTECFSAIVEGDSFEEIYHKVKRVIEDLSGPYIWVPARERL
- the Dlg4 gene encoding disks large homolog 4 isoform X8, with protein sequence MDCLCIVTTKANSPPVIVNTDTLEAPGYVNGTEGEMEYEEITLERGNSGLGFSIAGGTDNPHIGDDPSIFITKIIPGGAAAQDGRLRVNDSILFVNEVDVREVTHSAAVEALKEAGSIVRLYVMRRKPPAEKVMEIKLIKGPKGLGFSIAGGVGNQHIPGDNSIYVTKIIEGGAAHKDGRLQIGDKILAVNSVGLEDVMHEDAVAALKNTYDVVYLKVAKPSNAYLSDSYAPPDITTSYSQHLDNEISHSSYLGTDYPTAMTPTSPRRYSPVAKDLLGEEDIPREPRRIVIHRGSTGLGFNIVGGEDGEGIFISFILAGGPADLSGELRKGDQILSVNGVDLRNASHEQAAIALKNAGQTVTIIAQYKPEEYSRFEAKIHDLREQLMNSSLGSGTASLRSNPKRGFYIRALFDYDKTKDCGFLSQALSFRFGDVLHVIDASDEEWWQARRVHSDSETDDIGFIPSKRRVERREWSRLKAKDWGSSSGSQGREDSVLSYETVTQMEVHYARPIIILGPTKDRANDDLLSEFPDKFGSCVPHTTRPKREYEIDGRDYHFVSSREKMEKDIQAHKFIEAGQYNSHLYGTSVQSVREVAEQGKHCILDVSANAVRRLQAAHLHPIAIFIRPRSLENVLEINKRITEEQARKAFDRATKLEQEFTECFSAIVEGDSFEEIYHKVKRVIEDLSGPYIWVPARERL
- the Dlg4 gene encoding disks large homolog 4 isoform X6 yields the protein MDCLCIVTTKANSPPVIVNTDTLEAPGYELQVNGTEGEMEYEEITLERGNSGLGFSIAGGTDNPHIGDDPSIFITKIIPGGAAAQDGRLRVNDSILFVNEVDVREVTHSAAVEALKEAGSIVRLYVMRRKPPAEKVMEIKLIKGPKGLGFSIAGGVGNQHIPGDNSIYVTKIIEGGAAHKDGRLQIGDKILAVNSVGLEDVMHEDAVAALKNTYDVVYLKVAKPSNAYLSDSYAPPDITTSYSQHLDNEISHSSYLGTDYPTAMTPTSPRRYSPVAKDLLGEEDIPREPRRIVIHRGSTGLGFNIVGGEDGEGIFISFILAGGPADLSGELRKGDQILSVNGVDLRNASHEQAAIALKNAGQTVTIIAQYKPEEYSRFEAKIHDLREQLMNSSLGSGTASLRSNPKRGFYIRALFDYDKTKDCGFLSQALSFRFGDVLHVIDASDEEWWQARRVHSDSETDDIGFIPSKRRVERREWSRLKAKDWGSSSGSQGREDSVLSYETVTQMEVHYARPIIILGPTKDRANDDLLSEFPDKFGSCVPHTTRPKREYEIDGRDYHFVSSREKMEKDIQAHKFIEAGQYNSHLYGTSVQSVREVAEQGKHCILDVSANAVRRLQAAHLHPIAIFIRPRSLENVLEINKRITEEQARKAFDRATKLEQEFTECFSAIVEGDSFEEIYHKVKRVIEDLSGPYIWVPARERL
- the Dlg4 gene encoding disks large homolog 4 isoform X7, whose translation is MAQDLEQMYTKANSPPVIVNTDTLEAPGYVNGTEGEMEYEEITLERGNSGLGFSIAGGTDNPHIGDDPSIFITKIIPGGAAAQDGRLRVNDSILFVNEVDVREVTHSAAVEALKEAGSIVRLYVMRRKPPAEKVMEIKLIKGPKGLGFSIAGGVGNQHIPGDNSIYVTKIIEGGAAHKDGRLQIGDKILAVNSVGLEDVMHEDAVAALKNTYDVVYLKVAKPSNAYLSDSYAPPDITTSYSQHLDNEISHSSYLGTDYPTAMTPTSPRRYSPVAKDLLGEEDIPREPRRIVIHRGSTGLGFNIVGGEDGEGIFISFILAGGPADLSGELRKGDQILSVNGVDLRNASHEQAAIALKNAGQTVTIIAQYKPEEYSRFEAKIHDLREQLMNSSLGSGTASLRSNPKRGFYIRALFDYDKTKDCGFLSQALSFRFGDVLHVIDASDEEWWQARRVHSDSETDDIGFIPSKRRVERREWSRLKAKDWGSSSGSQGREDSVLSYETVTQMEVHYARPIIILGPTKDRANDDLLSEFPDKFGSCVPHTTRPKREYEIDGRDYHFVSSREKMEKDIQAHKFIEAGQYNSHLYGTSVQSVREVAEQGKHCILDVSANAVRRLQAAHLHPIAIFIRPRSLENVLEINKRITEEQARKAFDRATKLEQEFTECFSAIVEGDSFEEIYHKVKRVIEDLSGPYIWVPARERL